Part of the Lepidochelys kempii isolate rLepKem1 chromosome 8, rLepKem1.hap2, whole genome shotgun sequence genome is shown below.
TTCTCTTTTAGATATCTTAAGAGACACAATCAAGCCTTATAATGTAAGTTTATTTTCTCTATGATATTGCAAATGTAAGTGAAATAAGCATTAGTAATGTGATGTTAATTTATTACAAGGCTTCCCAATTTTTGCTATCATGTTCCTCCCAGAAGTACAGGGGAAAAAATATCCAGGTATCGCCTGATAGAGAAACACCGCAAATGGGATGCTGGATGCTACAAAAGTGAAGCTGTGCATTTGGgaaagtatattttaaataatgtggACAACGAGAGCCAATTAATAACTTGCTTTGCCCCTTCTGCTTCACTCAAATATAAAATCATCTGTTTAAATATTTCACAGTCAACATCAGGCACTGATGTCACATTCTAAGCGAATATGTACTAGTTTTACCCTGGTCTCGGAGAGCCTACCTTTGAAGGGCTCAGAGACTTCCCCAGACCAGTCTCTAAGTTAAAGAAATTCTGGTTAGTTATTAACCATGTCAAATAATTCAAAGTTTTTTGGTCCAGAGTTTGGTCATGCTGCTTCTAAAAATTTTACTGCATTTTATGCCTAGACTAAAAGGTGTTATTTCCCTTTCATTAGGTAAAAACTAAATGCTATTCTGACTCAATCCTAGGCTGAAGACAGTGAGAAGTTTAAGACAGTAGTGGAGTTTGAGTGCCGAGGTCTTGAGCCAGTTGACTTTCAACCACAGGCAAGttcttattaatttatttgaCAGCTCTTAGGTGTCTTTTTCTGCTGAACTCTAGATTGACGCAGCACCCTCTCTTTTGAGAATTGCACTGCTCATTTTGGAACAATCTGTGACTCTCCAATAGTCTCCCCTCTTTGCAGTTGTCTTTCTTACCTCATCCTACTCACCTAATTAAATTTACTCACTCTTTGGAGCTGTGCCCCCTGAAGTACCTTGTAAGTCCACCTTCAGTGTAAGAGCACTGAAGATGTGAATTCATTTGGTGGATCTTTAGAGTAGGGCaataggaggaggagaggggtccTAAAGCAGTCACATCTTGGATTGCCTAATTAGGGGTCACTGGTGGGAAGAAGAGGTCTGGGTGGGCTACTGTACAGGGTACAGCCTGATTTTTGGACACTGTTCAGTATTTGACTGCTGTGCTCAACCAAACTCTGAAGTTCATCCATCTCTACAAACATAGACGTGTATCCACAACAAAATGAGACTGAAAGGCAGAGCAAGACTTGCTGAAGGCATCAGTAGTCTCTTTTGCAAAACACAGCTGAAAATACTGAGTTAAAGGGTCTCTCTGAGCTGTAAACTGAGACAGGTAAGAGAGTTTCAGAAGGGATAGCTATGGATTTTGCTTGGCGGTAGTGAGACTTGGTGACTGGTGTGTTTGGTCCATCTGTGGGTTTGTCTGGCTGTTTGTTCTCTGTGTACAGGCTGTGTAGCTGGGCCCTGGGCCCCTGAGTAAGTAGCTGGAACAGGTCTGTTTGGTGTCTTGGTGAGGTGGAGTGGTTCTGACCCTTGGAACGTTGATCAGCCCAGTTGCTTGAAGTCTGAATTGGTTAATTGCTCCCTGATGGGGAGGGGCCGAGCTGAGCTAAGCAGAGAGATTTCGAGTCACTTGCTAGCAATGTTGAGAGCGACAGACTAAGGCAACtaacagaaaagtttcagagggagctgtggggggggagagCTTTCCTTCCAGGATCAGCTCTATGTGCAATTTCAAGACAGCCAGTGATGTAACAGTGGTGGTGACCTGCAACAGATATACCGTGTTTTCTTTCCTGcttgaagccagaagggacttACTGTGCACGAAGTGCAAGTTGATGGCTATACTGGAAGAAAAGATTCTTGAACTGGAAGGGCAAGTGGAGCTGCTACTGAGAATCAAAGAAGCTGATGAATTCCTAGACAGAGAGATTTGGGAAATATGAGTACCCCAGGTTAAAGGGAGAAAGAAGCTGACCACCAAGAAATTGGAGAAAGAAGTTTGAAAAGAGGCTTGGCAGCTCTTTACTTCTAGAAGGGAAGTAAAGGCAaccacaggaaaaaatatttaacaaatggaagaaaggggaagttgatagtaactAATATAAATCAAACTAGGAATTGTTGACAATTGATAAGGGATGCAGAGTGACACAAGGAGAAAATTGTAGCTAGGAGACtgaaggacaataaggagtttagGTATATGAGGGACAAAAAGAATACTAACCATGACATTGGTCccttactagatggaaatggtagaattatcagtaataatgcaaaaaatacacaagtgttcaataaatatttctattctgtatggGGGGAAACAGATATAATATATGATGATGataactctttccattccactagtatctcaggaggatgtgaaataacagctactaaagttagattttttaaaacagcaggtccagataatgtgactccaagagttttaaaagagctggctgacgTGCTTGTGGGAtggttaatgttgattttttcaataagtcttggaaaaCTGGGCAAGatgcagaagactggaagaaagcttaATGTTGTACCgatattttaaaaggttaaataGAATGATCTGAATAATTGTAGGCCTGTCAATCTGATATGGTTCCCAGATAAgctaatggagcagctgatacaggactctattaataaagaattaaaggagggtaatataacaAATGGCGAtttgagtttatggaaaatagatcctgtcaaactaacttgatatcttgtTTTTtataatgagattacaagtttggttcatAATGGTACTAGTGTTGATGCAATATACTTGGACAGACtcctgtaaggtgtttgacttggtaccccACAACATTTTGAGAACTAGAAcagaaaattaacatggcacatagtTAGTTTTAATCAATTTAATAACAGATAGGTCTcacaatgtaattgtaaatggggaatcatgaTTGAGCAGGTGTTTCTAGTGGGTACcatagggattggttcttggccctgtgctatttaacaatTTTCAGTGACCtaggagaaaacaaaatcatcgctgataaagtttgcagatgacccaaaaatggtgtaaataatgaaaaagacaggtcactgatacagattGATcaggatcacttggtaaactgggcacaagcaaacaatatgcattttaatatggtttaAATGTTATATgcctaagaacaaagaatgtaggccatatttgcAGGATGGGGtttctatcttgggaagcagtgattctgaaaaagatttggggatcagcTGTGGTCAAAAGGCCTAATGTGCTCTTTGAATGCACAAAAGAGGAATCTCAAGTAGatgtagagaggttattttactatttttggcactgatgcaagcactgctggaatactgtgtccacagttcaggaaggatgttgataaattggagagggttcagaaaagtcACAGGAATGAATAAAGGATTGGGAAACATGCCTTTTTAATTAGACTCCAAgagttcaatctgtttagcttaacctTCACTttgaggggtgacttgatctATAACTACCTAcgtggggaataaatatttgataattggctcttcaatctagcagagaaaagtataacatagTCCAAAGgcttggaagttgaagctagataaattcagagtggaaacaaagcatacatttttaagtgatggtaattaactgttggaacaatttacgaagggttgtggtagatttttccatcactgatcattttaaaataatgattgtattgttttctaaaatatatgctctaggaattattttggggaagtgtgATAGTGTGTATTATACAGGTCaaagtagatgatcataatggtcccttcaggccttggaatctacagTTCTCCTCCTGCTGTCAGCTATTGGTTTGCTTGTGTCTGGTCATGGTCTACATAAGCTAACTCCCTGCTATATATAACATATTATTCCAGTAGGATTAGGAGTAAATTGCGTAGACTGACTAATGAAAACCTGTGCTTTATCCTTCCTGCAGTGACACTGTACTAAATTTATTATTGTTCTGGGTCATTTTCTAATATGTGGGAGGGGAAAATTCAAGTCTGAGTTCTGTTATAAACAGCAATGCAATAGAATAGgtcataaaaatgtaaaattatttttaataaatataattaaaacttACTGAAGTTAATGAGGATTGTTATTTCCATTGATATTtgtctgtctccccatacagtCACCAGAATTCTCACTACAGTCTTAAAGGGGAAAATACCCTTTAGGTCCCTCCatgacaaaaagaaaatctttccCCTTGGAAAATCCCAGggatgtattgtttttgttttgttttgtttaccaaGTGGAGAAAAATCTAATAAAGATGCTTGTACGTTTCTTACTTGGTAAGAAGTCTCTTAGTTTTAACTTACAATTATGCTTTTCATTTAAGGTTCCTGAGCTGATGTGTCTATCAAAAATGCCAATATATGCCTCTTTACCTGTATTAGTTCTGTAtggtcacccccctcccccccgcagaaGTATTATCCTCCAGATGAAAAATAGATGCATCTTTACAAAGTTTCTTTTCATCCAACTGTAGCTCCCTTGCTTTGTGACAGAAATGACACTTTATAGTGGTAAGCAGAATAACTGCATGATTCACTATGTTGAAAAGTTGGGTGATAAGaattcttgttttgtttgtaagGTGTGTTCTAAGCTTCAGCTACTGTTGCTCCTTAGCCAGTCAGCAGAGGgcagacaagtcacttaattacTCAGCGCCGTTTAGCAGAGATTAAATTAGAGTATCAACTGTGATGCCACAAACTGTAAGGCATCCTGTGGGTATTCTgtgccaaaacattaaaaattctgtacacaatattttaaaattctgcaagttatatttgtcaataaataaatgcagaggctccagcgtGGCAGGGGGAgcacaagccactggctgcacgaaggtgagagatcaccctgcagctcccccactCGCAGGACACGGACTCCGTGGTGATGCTGCACCTGAACCTAACACAGCACAAGgcatgggcctgccccagaaacaccctggggccctgcgccggggcaggcaggctcaaccaggcaggagcCAAGTGTGGAGGGATGgtggtgtggggtgagaggattctgtgtgggacaatctgggtgcaggcagctttgggtggggaggggtcctAGATGTGGAGGAGCCTGGATGCACAGGTTTGTTGGGGGTGTTTCCAGGTACAGGgataatgggactctgcaggggcttccaggtgaagagggttggggctcagcggagggtctgggtgctgggggagtgaggCTTGGTGGCGTGGGGGCCTGCGTGCAGCTAGTTGGAAgtcagtggcatgggggtctggatgtggaggtttggggtgctgggGCTCTTCAGGATGGGGGTTTGAGTGCAAGGAGTtcagtggggggtggtctgggtacAGGGCTGGGGGTCCAGAGgaagggggtctgggtgcaggggggctccagaggcaggggttgaggttcagtggggtggggtttgggtatggagggctaggggggttctggatgtactgggtgaggcttggcaggggtgtctgggtatgggagacACAGGGGTTAGGTAGAtgagggagcagctccctgtatagtaatctcttcccccccccacagctgaggagcgatgggggcaggaagcaggggaggattctgagcttcctgcagctgggggaggttcctgAGGGAGGGTCTGATACAGTCCCAGGAACTGCGGGGGAAGAAGAAGTcctgtcctctcctgcctccagcacagcCGGGACTAGCATGGCTGGGGTGTCCACAGCCCTAGGGTGATTTATCTCTCCACCGGCTCCAGGTGCCTTAAACTATGTATGTGCACTGAAAGGGAgtggtgcatgactgctcttgcagcttcccttgcttccctgtcagaaagtcatttttatgCAGGGAAGCGAAGAAATCTGTGGGGCGcatgaattcccccaggagtaagttcTGCTGGAATTACAACAGCCTGTCACATGGTTTAATGTTCCATGGATCTCTGTTAAATGTGTACTGGGTGATGTTGGCTCTGCATCCCTTCCACTTTCATTCTTTGCTCTGTTGCAGTTCTGTAGTGTGGCCGATGGAGATGCATCTTCTCTTTGTACTGCTTTCTTCCCCCCGCctgcctttcccccccccccatgggctTGTGATTCTGCTCATGTAAAGGCTGCACTCCCATTGACATTTGTCACGCATTGTGGGATGTGTATGACTAAATTCTTAGGTTTTCGCAGAtcccaaaacactttaaaatttaTGGCCAGAGAGCACATTCCTTGTACACTCAATCTTCTCATAGTAGCTAGTGGGGATTTGTCTACAAGGAATCCAAAAGCAAGTTCCATATGCGTTTGTTTGCAaaaccaggaaagaattttccttaTACCATAGCCAGTTGTTCATTTacttggttaaaaataaaaagaatccaagtAGCTCACAGGAAGGCTTCTTACATTGACCATCCTTTAATTTCTGTCACTGTTCTTAAATTCTTGAGGAATTTTGTTGACCAACAAAACATTAATCTGTAATTTaaataccaattttttttaaccccaaGTGTGAACCCTAAAATGTGAGCATGTTCTGTACCTTCTTTGGAAATGCATCCATTGCTTTATGTGCTGGATCCCAGAACTGCACCACCTTGGTTGATCTCTTTATTCCCTAGTAATTTCCTTTAGTGTCATTgtttggggaggaggagtggcGAGACTGCCTGAGCAGTGGCACACTCATCCATTCACCCGTGGAGACTTAAGTGTCGTTATGTCAGGTCAGTTTCTGCTAGAAAGGGTAGGTTATTGCAGACAAAACAGTGCAGATCTCACTCTGAAATTGTGCTGCTTGGATGGAGTAATCTGGTTACAGTTAAAATCTAGCTGATTCTCCTCCTCGTGGTAGTTTGCTTGACTCCTCCATACCTAAATGAACTACACGGGGTGATGATAGTTACAAACACTTGGCCCCTTTTGCCAGAGATGTCTGGGTTCTCATGCTGTTTAAACCAAAACTGAAGACTtgtcttttttcctctcttgctTTCCATTGTTATCTTGCTATTAAACTGGAGTACACTGTTTCTAAAATGCCTTGAAATATCTTGGTGACAATTTTAATCTAATGCATTCACTGCTAACAGACATACTGGATACACTTAGAAACCTGTGAAGCCATAGAgatttttttgggaaaaaacaagttagaaaaaataatttgcaGGAAAAACAGGTGTGTTCTGGAGAACTGATGTTTCCTTGCTTTACAATATTACTTGTATAGTTTTAGTAATGTTCCTATAGCTAGTAGATACAACCACACTACAGCCATTTTATCCTTTTGGAATCGAacatatgtaaaaataaaacttgGGCATGAACAGTCAGGCTTAAACTCTCCTTGATTATTAAACAGAGGGTCATACCCTATATTGAAACCATAGGTCACATAATAGTTTGGCCACTCTTTATACCCACTTGTAAGACAGCTAGCTCCACTAAAATAAATACTTGTACGGGATAACCTGGTTTGTTGAactattttaaacatatttaacTTATTACAACTCATAcctaaattattttaattcttgTTTTGTAGGCTGGGTTTGCTGCTGAAGGTGCAGAGTCTGGCACACCTTTTAGTGAAATAAACTTGCTGGAAAAGGTACAACTTATttttcctcagtttccctagccCCAGAAATAGCAATCACCCATTTAAAGTATGGCTTTCTGTGCTTTAGAGGGGTGTGCGTGCACAAATCTTAAGTGGAGGCGGAAACAACCTCCAAACATGAGTGCTCAGCATTAGTGTGCACCTCAGGGTACTTATTTGGAAGTGTCTAAGCGTGGACATCTTCAGTATTTTGAATAGTCATGGTATAATTGCAGCTTGCTCTTGAAAAAATGTGGGACACCCCCAAATCATGGACTCTTGATCAACTGGGAGATTTTTATTATGGGGGCACTGGTTTTCTTTTGCTCTGAAACTATTGGGGCAACTCCTGAGAACTCGTCCAGGTGTTGAATAGTGATGTGCAGTCTCCTTTAAAGCTCAGCATAAGACTCTTTGGGTCTGTGTGCACAGAGACTTAGGGCACAGCAGGCTGGGTGTGAACTACAGATACTAGTCAGGCATGCACATCCTGCTACTGCACACTAAAAATTCCATAGTGCATTTTGACCTATTGCTGTGTCAAACACAATGTCTCTAGGTAGACAAGCCCATAAATGCTCCAGATCTTCATTGGCCATGAGCAAATCTCTCAAGCTCAGTTCCTCTCTTTGGTATTCCACATGACAGGAAGATTGGCTTGTCTGACTCACCAGAATAGGTACTGTAAATAATCCTTTCACGCCCCATGGTTGCTGGCTTGTCTGTTACTGGCTACAGTCTTCAGACACAGAAAATCTGATTCCTTAAGCTAAAACTACTTAGAAGCTTGACGCTAATTTAATTTGTTCGGTGTTCACCTCTGTTGGACATAGAACTGGACAGGTTAAGGGCATAAACACTTTCTGCAGAAAGTGCGGAACTGAAATTTGGAATGCTGATAAGGTTAATTGATATTCCAATTTGTGATTTTAAATACTACCCCATTCTGTTTTGTATTAATACTGTAAAATTTGAATTCCTACAGGACTGGAATGACTATGATGAAAAAATAAAGGAGTCTGTTGGAATCTATGAAGTTACCCATAAGTTTATAAAATGCTAAAACTGCTTTTAATAAAATCTTGACACCTTGACCAAGTAATGGGCTATAGCTATTATAGAAGTTCCTCCAGAGTGACTTTCTGCATGGCTGTACTTCAGAAATCAAATGTTATATCAACTGAGTTGTACTTGCTGTCCCAAGACTGACTAATAAAGTCATTTTCCACCAGTCTGATTGGTTGTGTTCAAGCAGTTCACTCAGATGAACTCAGGACAGCCAAACCTAATAGTGGAAGGCCTTGCTATATTTCTTGACTAACACATTGGCCCTTTGGAGACTAAGATTTCACAACGTATACTAGTAATTTTCCTCAGGGTTAAAGACAATATGGAAGGATTTATTATGGGCAAAATACCCTATTATATAAATAACTTTCAGTCTTGATCATCAGCATATTAGGTAATTGCAGCTGTTCAGGCTTGAAGCCAGAAGTGCATCCTTGTAATAGTTCAAGTAAACCTGCTGTTACCTTCTGAGAAATAGCTATTTCCTGCTACTTGACTTGTATTTCAAATGTTAAATGACAACTTAGTTAAATGTAAATTACAAACATTAAGCTAAAACATTATGTATAACTACCTTCTGAAAACCAAATGATCTTTACACAGTCAATTTTTTACCCCACTCAGCATGCAAATATTTTCCCTCTTGAATAGAGCTGACATCTTCATTTAAAGGAAACAGTCAAGTACTTCAGAAGTTTTGAATTTATTAATACCTTACCCCACTCGTAAAAATCCCTCATCTTTCCCTGTCTGTTCTGTAAGGTTTTTCCCCAAAATCCAAATGTACTCTTCAGCCCCAGGAAATAATCATTCAAAGTCTCAACAGCAAAGTAAGTGCAGAACATGATGTAGTAGCAGCCTGCAGAGGGATAAAAAGCCCTGCTACATATTGATTGATAGGAGTCTGGTCAGTGGCATGCGAGCtaatttttagtggcactctgctgccagctagGGTTCCAGCCGCCAACCCCACTCAGCCCATTGCCAGCCTGGATGGACGGAACCccgggccagcagcaggctgagcagggccagtggctgggaccccggctggcagactgaaccccagaccagcagcgggctgagcagggccagtggctgggaccccggctggcagactgaaccccagaccagcagcgggctgagcagggccagtggctgggaccccggctggcagactgaaccccagaccagcagcgggctgagcggctcagcgtGCTGCCAGTTTGGGGTTCCATCCGCTGGCcgcactcagcccgctgccagtctaggggcccctgtaaatgtaaaatttattcctggcatgcaaaaccttaaatttaatgaagacttggcatgccacttctcaaaggttccTGACCCGTCCTAGCACCCTGCAACTTGGTATATACCATCTGCCGCCATGTTAAGTTTTGGTACTGGTCACACAGCTGTGAACTGGACAAAAACCATCCATTTCACTTGTAGTGCTATTTTGAAAAGCTGGCAGCAGAGAAAGGAACCACTGCTGTTTAACAAGGAAGAAAATGGtcttttgtgcatttaaaatagACGGGATggggctgaggcacagagatactTTCCCTCTTAGAGCAGCCACAAACTTTTTTCTTTGATAGGCTGAAGCTAATGCAAAAGATAGAGCCCCAAAGCAAGAGCCAGTGACAGTACTGTTAAGAATCTCAGCAGTTGACGGGATGGGGCACTCCTAGAGGGCCAAGGTTCTTATGTCTTTTGTATGAACTCTGCTGCATTGGGTGTCACATCAGATTCTTGGCATCAAAAGTTACAAGATATTGAATAAATCTAGTAGATATTGCTGCTGTCCTTTAGGAAATTCTACTGTGCCTATTGGAAAGCTCCTTGAATGTCTCCCACCTCAAGCCCAATACCTTGGCAAACAGGCTGAAAGGTTCTAACAGATACTCCTGGTGCCATGCAAGAAGTCTGGAGAGTTCTAGAGGAGGTAGGAAATAGTCATTAAGGAGAATGTCTGATGATGATTCCTTCTCCacagtaggagagagagatttggGAAAGAAAAGCAGCACTAGCCTCTGGAGAAGCTAATGAGAAATGATTTTTCTGTATTAAAGATACAGGCTTATGCAGGGGAACATAACAGATTATAGGGCAGatttacaaacagaaaaactTAATTTATAAAGTGTCAACTATATCTAAAAAGTATATGCATTTGACTATTCCTCTATCAGCCTCTCTATGcttattttaaaagtataaacTCTTCACACTAGGAACTCTCAAATCCCTAATCCTGAGATACTACGAAAACATTTTTTCAACCATGTCATAGGTAGCTTTATTTAAACATCATTTTCCAACCAATTTCTTAACAGTTTGAAGATTTAACACATGATTATGGTTTTCGGTATTGTTAAAGtctcacattttcaagttttcatttaaatcagTCATTACATTGGAAATAGTTCCAACATAAGAGGTACAGTTAGACACTGattcaaatttaaaaaagatGACAGATCTAGTAAGTGAGCATATCACATGTGCAGGATTTACAATTGGTcattgtatttaattttaaatacaactTTTGTAGATGTTACAACATTGTTCAAATGTAGTTTCTCATTCCCACTGTAAACATGAACACTTGTAGATCTTAACTGCTCAAGTTTAATCAGTACAATACTAAAGTTCCTTTCTAGTAATGAATATTTAATACCTCGtatattttaagaacattttataaTCCATTACATACCAGTTCATAATATCAGAATTAAGTATTTCCTAAATATCACATGCAGGAGGAGCCTGCACTTAATTTCTTTATATGGCTAAGATTTTCAGAAGCTGCCTAACTCCCATGAAAATTCAATCCAAGTTGGTCACTTAACTCTTGtcggttcctttgaaaatcccagtcaaaATGCTTAGTAAATTAGCACTAGCAACATTCTTCCACATTCAACCACACATGATCAGAAGTGATCTTGATCCAAACATTTTATattgtgcattaaaaaaaaaaaagtatcccaGCCCTGTTGTGCCTAACTATTGATATGCTTACCTTCTAAAACATGAAAAATATCTTCCAGTGACTTATGCACACACTGGAGGAATTCGTGCACATTCCTGGCTGGGTAAGAGGAAGTATTGCAGCCAATCCAATCATCATGCACGCCATAGGCTACCCCAAAGCCATCCGGCACCACTGGAGCAAATCCTCCCATATTCACAGCTGGGCTGCTCAAGGTGCTTGTGGACAGAATGTTGTGATTAAGCTGAGCATACGCTTGGTCCTGGTAGACGTCAGGTAACGGGATACCTTTTGATGCTGCCAAATAACGCAAACTAAACAAATGCCGGTCAAATCCTTGACCTGTTAAAATAAGCACATAAGAATGTCCATgatggatcagaccaatggttcatttaggccagtatcctgtctgcctacagtgaccaatgccagatgcttcaggggaatgaacaaaacatagcaattatcaagtgatctatcccatcatccagtccctgcttctggcagtcagagggttagggacacccagagcatgaagTTGTGTCCCTAACCATCCTGGCTAAATAGCAAGTGATGGATCcatcatccatgaacttatctaattcttttttgaacccagttatacttttggccctcacaacatcccgggcaacgagtttcacaggttgactgtgcgttgtgtgaagaagtacttccttatatttgtttttaaacctgctgcctcttaatttaaTTGGGTTTGTATGTTATGtggaggagtaaataatacttcccttttcactttctccacaccatccatgattttatagacctctattatatccccccttagtcatctcttttctaagctgaacggtccctttctttttaatctcctctcatatggaagctgttccatatccctaatcatttttgttgcccttcttggtaccctttccaattctaatatatcttttttgagatggggtgaccagaactgcactcagtagtcaaggtatgggcataccatggatttatacagtgtcattaaaatacaaaatactaCAGAAATCACTGCTTTTTCTACAGAAAATAGTTATTTTACACACTAAATATCACACCCCTTCAAAGTCACAAAACTTACATGAGTTTTTCTATAGCAGCTTTCTTACAAGTTATGGTAATATGCTTTACAGAAGGAAATTGCAATGCATTTTTAGCGCATCCATTCTCTGGGACAGGAACTCTGTTTTACTCATTTATGTAGCAGCTACTATAATGGGGCCATGATCTCTGGGACAGataggcactattgtaatattaataaaaatggttTTTAACAATAGTTAAGTTAAATGGAGAAGATGAAAATATGAGGTTTGAAAAAGgaataaatgttttcatattACTTTTAAAAGAGTCTGAGGTAGGGTGTTCCAAA
Proteins encoded:
- the CZIB gene encoding CXXC motif containing zinc binding protein isoform X1, which encodes MGRSASDHKIGLQLKATLENITNLRPVGEDFRWYLKMKCGNCGEISEKWQYLQLMDSAPLKGGRGSATMVQKCKLCSRENSIDILRDTIKPYNAEDSEKFKTVVEFECRGLEPVDFQPQAGFAAEGAESGTPFSEINLLEKDWNDYDEKIKESVGIYEVTHKFIKC